TGTTCTAAGCGCATCTTTTTTGAGGGAAGATAGAGAAGATTTAATTCAAAATGAGACCTGAAATAGTAGTAATGGTATAGCCCTGATACAAAGTACGTCTCAGTTTATCAGCACCGATATTTATATTAGCTATCGCTTACAAACAGAATCAATTTTTGTACGGTGAAATTAGCTGAAGCGGGTTCCCTTTTTGGTCCCGGTATACCAGGAAATCGGAGTCTGTTGTAAATACAGGTACACTTTTTTCGCTCTCATACAGTACTAAAAGGCAAACATCTGCAAGTGAAGTTTGCTGATCGGAATATTTTTCAAATAATTCAAACACTCTTTGTTTATTAGACCTCAAAGCAGACCTGACTTCTAATTGATCTTTATCTATCATGCTTGAAATGGCAGCCAGTGCATAAGAAGAGTTTCGGGTAATAAAAAGAGTTTCTGTCAGTACAGCCTCACAGGTAATAAACCTGAACCTTTCTTTACTGAGTTCAATCTTAACCCATTGATGAAATTGATCTCTTTCCCTGAGTAAAGCAACCAGTGGACCTGTATCAAGAAAGACTGTCTTCACCAAGGCCTTCCAGGTATTTAGGATTTGTAGAAAGATCTTCGGGCCCACCTTTTATAACCCCAACAAAAGATTGTAGCTGTTCTAAGGAAGAGCCCGGTTTGGCTTCAATTTCATACTCCATGACTTCTTCATTCACCAAATTCATTACTACTTCTTTTTGGGATTG
The nucleotide sequence above comes from Gracilimonas sp.. Encoded proteins:
- a CDS encoding PIN domain-containing protein; the protein is MKTVFLDTGPLVALLRERDQFHQWVKIELSKERFRFITCEAVLTETLFITRNSSYALAAISSMIDKDQLEVRSALRSNKQRVFELFEKYSDQQTSLADVCLLVLYESEKSVPVFTTDSDFLVYRDQKGNPLQLISPYKN